From Novosphingobium resinovorum, the proteins below share one genomic window:
- a CDS encoding PD-(D/E)XK nuclease family protein: MPDRTGPKVYSIAAHRGFADALVAGLIPRYAKDEIALARLTLLLPSRRTIRTMTEAFVRHSGSGMLLPRMVAVGDLDLDEALGPLLDPLGAADIPPAADPTRRWLRLAHHLREVEGDAAGTGAALLRRAFEIGRTMDRLLAEEIAPIDLMSERVIGIVGDLAGHWSDNTRSFLMVQQHWIAELAARGEIDAPDRRNRLFDHAAARWREEPPPYPVIAAGVTGASPALARLLRVVSEMPQGLVVLPDLDLSLADEVWEELGVAGAPAEVGEPPFARGDAVTHPQYHLKLLLNRMGIARGEVQPWHRSGLAAAPPERSRAISNLFLPPRASAAWVDLPPEQRRLSGVRLMECTHPGEQAQAIAVLIREALETPERRVALVSPDRGLAARVVSHLERWGIEADDTAGRPLPQTAAGRLLLLLAEVVAEQAAPVPLIALLVHPLTGAGPGRPRWLENARKLDLELRGPRPGAGLAPLAARAEGAKLGEWWAGIEAILTPLFALGETEPLDRLLGLIAAAAEALCGEALWGGADGRALSAFVEELRGAAGAAGTLLDPREINAVLRDAMDRVSVRPPWGGHPRVSVYGLLEARMSRADLVICGGLVEGVWPGTAAQDALLPPAVLRALGVPGADFRIGLSAHDLAAALGAPEVVLSWAQRDEGGPVIPSRFVLRVRAMLGDQLERHIEGEAVRLARLLDDAAPVAAHPRPQPMPSAEQRKVDVSVTGLDRLRGDPYQFYASAILGLRSLDGLDAEPSAAWKGEVAHLIMERWHKAGEPAGGLHAIAQGVLTEQNAHPLMRVLWWPRLSAALETFETMILDAKATGREVVAVEKWGDMRHRDVRIHGRADRIDLREDGSLAVVDYKTGQPPTGSRVQEGFALQLGLIALIARDGGFEGVEGVADSFEYWSMAKGKDGTMGYMFEPVLEGRKKSGIPREDFLPETLRYLNDALDRWILGEEAFTARLNPELGSYADYDQLMRLDEWITSLGNRPEGAA; the protein is encoded by the coding sequence GTGCCTGACCGGACGGGTCCGAAAGTCTACTCCATTGCTGCGCATCGTGGTTTCGCCGACGCTCTCGTCGCCGGGCTCATCCCGCGCTATGCGAAGGATGAGATCGCCCTCGCGCGGCTGACGCTGCTGCTGCCGAGCCGCCGCACGATCCGCACGATGACCGAGGCTTTCGTGCGTCATTCGGGGAGCGGCATGTTGCTGCCGCGCATGGTCGCGGTGGGTGATCTCGATCTCGACGAAGCGCTTGGGCCATTGCTCGATCCGCTGGGCGCGGCGGACATCCCGCCCGCCGCCGACCCGACGCGCCGCTGGCTGCGCCTTGCGCATCATTTGCGTGAGGTGGAGGGCGATGCTGCGGGAACCGGGGCGGCATTGCTGCGCCGCGCCTTCGAGATCGGCCGCACCATGGACCGCCTGCTGGCCGAGGAGATCGCGCCGATCGACCTGATGTCGGAGCGCGTCATCGGCATCGTCGGCGATCTTGCCGGGCACTGGAGCGACAATACCCGCAGCTTCCTGATGGTGCAGCAGCACTGGATCGCCGAGTTGGCCGCGCGCGGGGAGATCGACGCACCGGACCGTCGCAATCGCCTGTTCGACCATGCCGCCGCGCGCTGGCGGGAAGAGCCTCCGCCATATCCAGTCATCGCCGCCGGTGTCACCGGCGCCTCGCCCGCGCTGGCGCGATTGCTGCGCGTGGTCAGCGAGATGCCGCAGGGCCTCGTCGTCCTGCCCGATCTCGATTTGTCGCTCGCCGACGAGGTGTGGGAGGAACTGGGCGTCGCCGGCGCTCCGGCCGAGGTCGGTGAGCCGCCTTTCGCGCGCGGCGATGCGGTGACCCATCCGCAATACCATCTCAAGCTGCTGCTGAACCGGATGGGCATTGCGCGCGGTGAAGTGCAGCCGTGGCACCGCTCCGGCCTTGCCGCCGCGCCGCCCGAGCGCAGCCGCGCGATCTCCAACCTGTTCCTGCCGCCGCGCGCTTCCGCCGCATGGGTCGATCTGCCGCCCGAGCAGCGCCGCCTGAGCGGTGTGCGTCTGATGGAATGCACGCATCCCGGCGAGCAGGCGCAGGCGATCGCCGTGCTCATCCGTGAGGCGCTGGAGACACCCGAGCGCCGCGTCGCGCTCGTTTCGCCCGACCGGGGGCTGGCGGCGCGAGTCGTCAGCCATCTGGAGCGCTGGGGGATCGAGGCGGATGACACCGCCGGTCGCCCGCTGCCGCAGACCGCCGCTGGCCGCCTGCTGCTGCTTCTGGCCGAAGTCGTCGCCGAGCAGGCCGCGCCGGTGCCGCTGATCGCGCTGCTCGTCCATCCGCTGACTGGAGCCGGGCCGGGCCGCCCGCGCTGGTTGGAGAATGCCCGCAAGCTGGACCTCGAATTGCGAGGGCCGCGCCCCGGGGCCGGGCTCGCTCCGCTGGCGGCCAGGGCAGAAGGCGCGAAGCTGGGTGAATGGTGGGCCGGGATCGAGGCGATCCTGACGCCGCTGTTCGCGCTCGGCGAGACGGAGCCGCTGGACCGTCTGCTGGGCCTCATCGCCGCCGCCGCCGAGGCGCTTTGCGGCGAGGCGCTGTGGGGCGGGGCGGACGGCCGCGCGCTCAGCGCCTTCGTGGAGGAACTGCGCGGCGCAGCGGGCGCGGCAGGCACGCTGCTGGACCCGCGCGAGATCAATGCGGTGCTGCGCGATGCGATGGACCGCGTCTCGGTGCGTCCGCCCTGGGGCGGGCATCCGCGCGTCTCGGTCTACGGCCTGCTCGAAGCGCGCATGAGCCGTGCCGATCTGGTCATCTGCGGCGGTCTGGTCGAGGGCGTCTGGCCGGGGACGGCGGCGCAGGATGCGCTGCTGCCGCCCGCCGTGCTGCGTGCTCTGGGCGTGCCCGGCGCGGACTTTCGCATCGGCCTTTCCGCGCACGACCTTGCTGCCGCGCTCGGCGCGCCCGAGGTGGTGCTGAGCTGGGCGCAGCGGGACGAGGGCGGTCCGGTGATCCCCTCACGCTTCGTGCTGCGCGTGCGCGCGATGCTGGGCGACCAGCTGGAACGCCACATCGAGGGCGAGGCCGTGCGCCTCGCCCGCCTGCTCGACGATGCGGCGCCGGTCGCGGCGCATCCGCGCCCGCAGCCGATGCCCTCGGCCGAGCAGCGCAAGGTGGACGTCTCGGTCACCGGGCTCGACCGGCTGCGCGGCGATCCGTACCAGTTCTACGCCAGCGCCATCCTCGGCCTGCGCAGCCTCGACGGTCTGGATGCCGAGCCGAGCGCGGCGTGGAAGGGCGAGGTCGCGCACCTGATCATGGAGCGCTGGCACAAGGCAGGTGAGCCGGCTGGCGGCCTCCATGCCATCGCGCAAGGCGTGCTGACCGAGCAGAACGCCCACCCGCTGATGCGCGTGCTGTGGTGGCCGCGCCTCTCCGCTGCGCTGGAGACGTTCGAGACGATGATCCTCGATGCCAAGGCCACGGGCCGCGAGGTCGTTGCGGTCGAGAAGTGGGGCGACATGCGCCACCGCGACGTGCGCATCCACGGCCGCGCCGACCGCATCGACCTGCGCGAGGACGGCAGCCTTGCCGTGGTCGATTACAAGACCGGCCAGCCGCCGACGGGCAGCCGCGTGCAGGAGGGCTTTGCGCTGCAGTTGGGCCTGATCGCGCTGATCGCGAGGGACGGCGGCTTCGAGGGTGTCGAGGGCGTGGCGGATTCGTTCGAATACTGGTCGATGGCCAAGGGCAAGGACGGCACGATGGGCTACATGTTCGAGCCGGTGCTGGAAGGCCGCAAGAAATCCGGCATCCCGCGCGAGGACTTCCTGCCCGAGACGCTGCGCTACCTCAATGACGCGCTCGACCGCTGGATTCTCGGCGAGGAAGCCTTCACCGCGCGGCTGAACCCGGAACTGGGCAGCTATGCCGACTACGACCAGCTCATGCGGCTGGACGAATGGATCACCTCGCTCGGCAACAGGCCGGAGGGCGCAGCATGA
- the addA gene encoding double-strand break repair helicase AddA, translating into MSGPATVHPLHGNQMLAVDPQETVWLSASAGTGKTQVLSSRVLRLLLQPDVDPSQILCLTFTKAGATEMAARINGTLAEWVRLGEFDLRARLAAIGALASDENLARARTLFASVLDSPGGGLRIDTIHAFSQWLLATFPLEADLIPGSRPMEDRERDLLARQVLADLLVDAEGGNPALLQAVEQLSLRHGPDAVMAFLLRCASAREAWFGPGSWQTGDMRGNVLRLLGLPSDADQASLAARCEDAAFDVRSLRHCMAVNAEWGTKTGLGAVDAISEWLLGNGAQRLDSLDALAKEFLTQKNEPKASKSQDKLDPGYADSAARVIECILEIRAMRALLALADRLVPALRLGRAFAMAWDAAKQREGLIDFDDQIRRAADLLANQAQADWIRYKLDRRFDHILVDEAQDTNAAQWDIIFAMAGEFWAGLGQHEDLMRTLFVVGDYKQAIFRFQGTSPENFRRAAERVRREMGQAAQNAEMLRDSFAPPEFREYGLDRSFRTAQTVLDFVDRAIAGIGHANFGLDRPADPHQGQERPGYVALWHPVSDAADAEDDELPDEEGATPDWLSRPDRQMAERIALQVRDWLDVQGPGFTLVKGNPRRAQAGDIMVLVRQRKELAGLIVARLHAAGVPVAGVDRLRLGAPLAVKDLVAALRFAVQPLDDLNLAALLVSPLVGWSQEQLLAHGYRERHTRLWEHLRRSREPEVAAVMDQLGEVLKRADYAPPQDLLQWLLVGPWQGRRRLVARLGSEANDPIDELVNAAKAYAVTDTPSLAGFLAWFDAGDGELKREADNAAGLVRVMTVHGSKGLQAPIVILADATSNPDNARERGIDLPDPANEARAIPLPPLSKDEKQGRIAARLDEGKRADEQEHWRLLYVAMTRAEEALFVGGALTSRDKGEPSPKSWYARLRALFPAEAEVGDPIWGARCEHGQPAAPVPVKAGKQGGGPMLDLREPLPRWLERGPPAEPRPPRPLAPSSLGEEDAPDPPFPPGAGRDAARRGTLVHKLLERLPDVAAAVREDAGRGWLARHAVDLAPADREALLASALTVLGNPEWADLFGPDSLAEVPVAAVVGGQVVAGTIDRLVIEPGRVRLVDYKSARRPPDSLQAVPRGVLRQMGAYAAALEATFPGRTVEVALLYTAVPRLIAVSAEVLAAHKPVLEPRE; encoded by the coding sequence ATGAGCGGCCCGGCTACCGTCCATCCGCTTCACGGCAACCAGATGCTGGCGGTCGATCCGCAGGAGACCGTGTGGCTTTCCGCCTCTGCCGGGACGGGCAAGACGCAGGTGTTGTCCTCGCGCGTGCTGCGGCTTTTGCTGCAGCCGGACGTCGATCCCTCGCAGATCCTGTGCCTGACTTTCACCAAGGCTGGCGCGACCGAAATGGCCGCGCGCATCAACGGTACGCTGGCCGAATGGGTGCGGCTCGGCGAGTTCGATCTGCGCGCGCGCCTTGCCGCGATCGGGGCGCTGGCGAGCGACGAGAACCTCGCGCGGGCCCGCACGCTGTTCGCCTCGGTGCTCGACAGTCCGGGCGGCGGGCTGCGGATCGACACGATCCATGCCTTCTCGCAATGGCTGCTGGCGACGTTTCCGCTGGAGGCCGATCTCATTCCCGGCAGCCGCCCGATGGAGGATCGCGAGCGCGACCTTCTGGCGCGGCAGGTACTGGCCGACCTGCTGGTCGATGCGGAGGGTGGAAATCCCGCCTTGCTGCAGGCGGTCGAACAGCTTTCGCTGCGCCATGGCCCCGATGCGGTGATGGCGTTCCTGCTGCGCTGCGCTTCGGCGCGCGAGGCGTGGTTCGGACCTGGCAGCTGGCAAACGGGCGACATGCGCGGCAACGTGCTGCGGCTGCTGGGCCTGCCGTCCGATGCGGATCAAGCCTCGCTGGCGGCGCGGTGCGAGGATGCGGCGTTCGACGTGCGATCGCTGCGGCACTGCATGGCGGTCAACGCCGAGTGGGGCACCAAGACCGGGCTTGGCGCGGTCGATGCGATCAGCGAATGGCTGCTCGGCAACGGGGCGCAGCGGCTGGACAGCCTCGACGCGCTGGCGAAGGAGTTCCTGACTCAGAAGAACGAGCCCAAGGCCAGCAAGTCGCAGGATAAGCTTGACCCGGGCTATGCGGATTCCGCCGCACGGGTGATTGAGTGCATCCTTGAGATCAGAGCGATGCGTGCGCTACTGGCGCTGGCGGATCGGCTGGTCCCGGCGCTGCGGCTCGGCCGTGCCTTCGCGATGGCCTGGGATGCGGCCAAGCAGCGCGAGGGGCTGATCGACTTCGACGACCAGATCCGCCGCGCCGCCGATCTGCTGGCCAACCAAGCGCAGGCGGACTGGATCCGCTACAAGCTCGATCGCCGGTTCGACCATATCCTCGTCGACGAGGCGCAGGATACCAACGCGGCGCAGTGGGACATCATCTTCGCGATGGCGGGGGAGTTCTGGGCAGGGCTGGGCCAGCACGAAGACCTCATGCGCACGCTGTTCGTCGTGGGCGACTACAAGCAGGCGATCTTCCGCTTCCAGGGCACCAGCCCGGAGAACTTCCGCCGCGCCGCCGAGCGCGTGCGGCGCGAGATGGGGCAGGCGGCACAGAACGCCGAAATGCTGCGCGACAGCTTCGCGCCGCCCGAGTTCCGGGAGTACGGCCTCGACCGCTCGTTCCGCACGGCGCAGACGGTGCTCGACTTCGTGGACCGGGCCATCGCCGGGATCGGCCACGCAAACTTCGGGCTCGACCGTCCCGCCGATCCGCACCAGGGGCAGGAACGACCGGGCTACGTGGCGCTCTGGCATCCGGTCAGCGATGCGGCCGATGCCGAGGACGACGAACTGCCGGACGAGGAAGGCGCTACGCCCGACTGGCTCTCGCGCCCCGACCGCCAGATGGCGGAGCGTATCGCGCTGCAGGTGCGTGACTGGCTGGACGTGCAAGGACCTGGCTTCACTCTGGTCAAGGGCAACCCGCGCCGCGCGCAGGCGGGCGATATCATGGTGCTGGTGCGCCAGAGGAAGGAACTGGCCGGGCTGATCGTCGCGCGGCTCCATGCCGCCGGGGTGCCGGTGGCGGGCGTCGATCGCCTGCGCCTCGGCGCGCCGCTGGCGGTGAAGGATCTCGTCGCGGCGCTGCGCTTCGCGGTGCAGCCGCTGGACGACCTCAACCTTGCGGCGCTGCTGGTCTCGCCGCTGGTCGGGTGGAGCCAGGAGCAGCTTCTGGCCCATGGCTACCGCGAGAGGCACACGCGGCTGTGGGAGCACTTGCGCCGTTCGCGCGAGCCTGAGGTTGCGGCGGTCATGGACCAGTTGGGCGAGGTGCTGAAGCGCGCCGACTATGCGCCGCCGCAGGACTTGCTGCAGTGGCTGCTGGTCGGCCCGTGGCAGGGGCGGCGGCGGCTGGTGGCCCGGCTGGGCTCGGAAGCGAACGATCCGATCGACGAACTGGTCAATGCCGCCAAGGCTTATGCCGTCACTGATACGCCGAGCCTTGCGGGCTTCCTCGCGTGGTTCGACGCGGGCGATGGCGAGTTGAAACGAGAGGCGGACAATGCTGCGGGCCTCGTCCGGGTGATGACGGTGCATGGTTCGAAGGGCCTGCAGGCGCCGATCGTAATTCTCGCCGACGCGACGAGCAACCCGGACAATGCGCGCGAACGGGGCATCGACTTGCCCGATCCCGCCAACGAGGCGCGCGCGATCCCGCTGCCGCCACTCTCGAAGGACGAGAAGCAGGGCCGCATCGCCGCGCGGCTGGACGAGGGCAAGCGGGCGGACGAGCAGGAGCACTGGCGCCTGCTCTACGTAGCGATGACGCGGGCGGAGGAGGCTCTGTTCGTCGGCGGGGCTCTCACCAGCCGCGACAAGGGGGAGCCTAGTCCGAAGAGCTGGTACGCGAGGTTGCGGGCGCTTTTTCCGGCCGAGGCAGAAGTCGGCGATCCAATATGGGGTGCACGCTGCGAGCATGGTCAGCCCGCCGCTCCGGTTCCGGTCAAGGCTGGAAAGCAAGGTGGTGGACCGATGCTCGACCTGCGTGAGCCGCTGCCGCGCTGGCTGGAGCGCGGGCCGCCCGCCGAACCGCGTCCGCCGCGCCCGCTCGCACCATCTTCGCTGGGTGAGGAGGACGCGCCCGATCCGCCGTTCCCGCCCGGTGCCGGCCGCGATGCAGCGCGGCGCGGTACGCTGGTCCACAAGTTGCTCGAACGCCTGCCGGACGTGGCTGCAGCGGTGCGTGAGGATGCCGGGCGAGGGTGGCTGGCCCGCCACGCCGTCGATCTTGCACCGGCGGACCGTGAAGCCCTGCTGGCCAGCGCCCTCACGGTGCTCGGCAATCCGGAGTGGGCGGACCTGTTCGGTCCCGACAGCCTTGCCGAAGTGCCGGTCGCGGCGGTGGTCGGCGGGCAGGTGGTTGCGGGCACGATCGACCGGCTGGTGATCGAGCCGGGCCGCGTGCGTCTGGTCGATTACAAGAGCGCGCGGCGGCCGCCCGATAGCTTGCAGGCGGTGCCGCGCGGCGTGCTGCGCCAGATGGGCGCTTATGCCGCCGCGCTGGAAGCGACCTTCCCGGGGCGGACGGTGGAAGTCGCGCTGCTTTACACGGCTGTCCCGCGCCTGATCGCGGTTTCCGCCGAGGTGCTGGCGGCGCACAAGCCCGTCTTGGAGCCGCGCGAGTAA
- the trxA gene encoding thioredoxin, whose product MSTIAVTDASFEADVLKSDKPVLVDFWADWCGPCKMIAPALEEIAEELGEQVTIAKMDIMANTETPSAIGVQSIPLLVLFKDGQPVAKKLGAAPKSALKGWIESEL is encoded by the coding sequence ATGTCCACTATTGCCGTCACCGATGCCAGCTTCGAGGCCGACGTCCTCAAGTCCGACAAGCCCGTCCTCGTCGATTTCTGGGCCGACTGGTGCGGTCCGTGCAAGATGATCGCTCCCGCCCTTGAGGAAATCGCCGAGGAACTGGGCGAGCAGGTCACTATCGCCAAGATGGACATCATGGCCAACACCGAGACGCCCTCGGCGATCGGTGTGCAGTCGATCCCGCTGCTGGTGTTGTTCAAGGACGGCCAGCCGGTGGCCAAGAAGCTCGGCGCCGCTCCCAAGAGCGCGCTGAAGGGCTGGATCGAAAGCGAACTTTGA
- a CDS encoding inositol monophosphatase family protein, whose protein sequence is MMTPALHAAVETIMREASEHAILPHYQKLAASQIDAKAPDDVVTVADKQAEALLTERLSTLLPEADVVGEEAAFADTSVMERLKDRLCWIVDPLDGTNNFAAGKPPFGVLVALAEKGETIGGWILDCLTGRFCRTDLGGGAWIDGERITARTTGAEPPVAAISTIFLDDGAREKVLTHIAPHYTLVDIPRCAAEQYPRLVNGANDISVFNRTLPWDHAAGVLFLNEAGGKAARPDGSAYRVDEYERRDLIGASSPALWDAFADVVARLG, encoded by the coding sequence ATGATGACGCCCGCCCTTCACGCCGCCGTCGAGACGATCATGCGCGAGGCGAGCGAGCACGCGATCCTCCCGCACTACCAGAAGCTCGCCGCCAGCCAGATCGACGCCAAGGCCCCGGACGACGTCGTCACCGTGGCCGACAAGCAGGCCGAAGCGCTGCTGACCGAGCGCCTGTCCACGCTCCTGCCCGAAGCCGACGTGGTGGGCGAGGAAGCCGCCTTCGCCGATACCTCGGTGATGGAGCGCCTGAAGGACCGCCTGTGCTGGATCGTCGATCCGCTCGACGGCACCAACAACTTCGCCGCCGGCAAGCCGCCCTTCGGCGTTCTCGTCGCGCTGGCGGAAAAGGGCGAGACGATCGGCGGCTGGATCCTCGACTGCCTGACCGGCCGCTTCTGCCGCACCGACCTCGGCGGCGGCGCCTGGATCGACGGGGAACGGATCACCGCGCGCACCACCGGGGCCGAGCCGCCGGTCGCCGCGATCTCGACGATCTTCCTCGATGACGGCGCGCGCGAGAAGGTGCTCACGCACATCGCCCCGCACTACACCCTGGTCGATATCCCGCGCTGCGCGGCCGAGCAATATCCCCGCCTCGTGAATGGCGCCAATGACATCTCGGTGTTCAACCGCACCCTGCCGTGGGACCACGCGGCGGGCGTCCTGTTCCTCAACGAGGCAGGCGGCAAGGCGGCAAGGCCGGACGGCAGCGCCTACCGCGTGGACGAGTACGAACGCCGCGACCTGATCGGTGCGTCGAGCCCGGCGCTGTGGGATGCGTTTGCGGACGTGGTGGCAAGGCTAGGCTGA
- a CDS encoding glutathione S-transferase family protein, which yields MTAPFFTIWGRLNSHNVKKVAWFAEELGLKYQRHDIGGRFGFTDEYLAKNPNRLIPTIEDGKVVLWESNAILRYMAAEYGGAAWFAADPIDRALADRWMDWQFTYADAQRAPFLATARQSPDQWDHAAIAKGIADCAKQLAIMDTYLTGKPWLSGAQFGIGDIPMGVYAYTWFNLKFDAFGIEQPEFPAIADWYARIVKRPGFAAQVMIPLT from the coding sequence ATGACTGCACCGTTCTTCACGATCTGGGGCCGCCTGAACTCGCACAACGTCAAGAAGGTGGCCTGGTTCGCCGAGGAACTGGGCCTCAAGTACCAGCGCCATGACATAGGCGGAAGGTTCGGCTTCACCGATGAATACCTCGCCAAGAACCCCAACCGCCTGATCCCCACGATCGAGGACGGCAAGGTGGTGCTGTGGGAATCGAACGCGATCCTGCGCTACATGGCGGCCGAATACGGCGGCGCTGCATGGTTTGCCGCCGATCCCATCGACCGTGCCCTCGCCGACCGCTGGATGGACTGGCAGTTCACCTATGCCGACGCGCAGCGCGCGCCGTTCCTCGCCACGGCGCGCCAGTCGCCGGATCAGTGGGACCATGCCGCCATCGCCAAGGGCATCGCCGACTGCGCGAAGCAGTTGGCGATCATGGACACGTACCTCACCGGCAAGCCCTGGCTCTCGGGCGCGCAGTTCGGCATCGGCGACATTCCCATGGGGGTCTACGCCTACACCTGGTTCAACCTGAAGTTCGACGCCTTCGGGATCGAGCAGCCGGAGTTCCCTGCCATTGCCGACTGGTACGCGCGCATCGTCAAGCGCCCCGGCTTCGCCGCGCAGGTGATGATCCCCCTGACATGA
- the argJ gene encoding bifunctional glutamate N-acetyltransferase/amino-acid acetyltransferase ArgJ: MSYPVSPLASPFPALPEIAGVVPHVVRAGYKDWGRCDLTYVTLEEGTAVAGVFTKNVCCSSEVDLGRENAKLGRARALVVNAGNSNAFTGYRGREAVEQIMEQVAAHIGCPKEQVFVSSTGVIGVPLPKDKAREGVEKALTAEPCSWEDAANTIATTDTFAKGAAATAMVGDTKVKISAIIKGSGMIAPDMATMLGYLFTDAAVEPGFLQACLSAANLRTFSCITVDSDTSTSDTVLAFATGKAGNAPITGFDSPGAHAFAAAIHDVCRQLAHLVVRDGEGAQKFIAVSVSGAVSDESARKVGMAIANSPLVKTAIAGEDANWGRVVMAVGKAGEPADRDKLSIGFGGTWAAQQGLPLADYDEAPVAAHLKGQDISIEVDLGLGEGTATVWTCDLTHGYISINADYRS, translated from the coding sequence ATGTCCTACCCCGTCTCCCCGCTCGCCTCGCCCTTCCCCGCCCTGCCCGAGATCGCGGGGGTCGTGCCGCATGTCGTGCGCGCCGGCTACAAGGACTGGGGCCGCTGCGACCTCACGTACGTCACGCTGGAGGAAGGCACCGCGGTCGCGGGCGTTTTCACGAAGAACGTATGCTGCTCGTCCGAGGTCGATCTCGGCCGCGAGAACGCGAAGCTCGGCCGCGCCCGCGCGCTGGTGGTGAATGCGGGCAATTCCAATGCCTTCACCGGCTATCGCGGGCGCGAGGCGGTGGAGCAGATCATGGAGCAGGTCGCCGCGCACATCGGCTGTCCGAAGGAGCAGGTCTTCGTCTCCTCGACCGGCGTGATCGGCGTGCCGCTGCCCAAGGACAAGGCACGCGAGGGTGTGGAAAAGGCCCTCACCGCCGAGCCCTGCAGCTGGGAAGACGCCGCCAATACCATCGCCACCACCGACACTTTCGCGAAGGGCGCCGCCGCCACCGCCATGGTCGGCGATACCAAGGTGAAGATCAGCGCCATCATCAAGGGTTCCGGCATGATCGCGCCCGACATGGCGACGATGCTGGGCTACCTGTTCACCGACGCCGCCGTGGAGCCGGGCTTCCTGCAGGCCTGCCTTTCCGCCGCGAACCTGCGCACGTTCTCGTGCATCACCGTCGATTCGGACACCTCGACCAGCGACACCGTCCTCGCCTTCGCCACCGGCAAGGCGGGCAATGCACCGATCACCGGCTTCGACAGCCCCGGCGCCCACGCCTTCGCCGCCGCGATCCATGACGTCTGCCGCCAGCTCGCCCACCTCGTCGTGCGTGACGGTGAAGGCGCGCAGAAGTTCATCGCCGTCTCCGTATCGGGCGCGGTGTCGGACGAGAGTGCCCGCAAGGTCGGCATGGCGATCGCCAACTCCCCGTTGGTCAAGACCGCCATCGCCGGCGAGGACGCCAACTGGGGCCGCGTCGTCATGGCCGTCGGCAAGGCCGGCGAGCCAGCCGACCGCGACAAGCTCTCGATCGGCTTCGGCGGCACCTGGGCCGCGCAGCAGGGCCTGCCGCTGGCAGACTACGACGAGGCGCCCGTCGCCGCGCATCTCAAGGGTCAGGACATCTCGATCGAGGTCGATCTCGGCCTCGGCGAAGGCACCGCAACCGTGTGGACCTGCGACCTGACGCACGGCTACATCTCGATCAACGCGGACTACCGGAGCTGA
- a CDS encoding cold-shock protein: MITGTVKFFNADKGYGFIAPEDGSGDAFVHISAVERAGLRTLDRDQRVSYELETDRRGKTSAVNLQVA; this comes from the coding sequence ATGATCACCGGAACTGTGAAGTTCTTCAATGCCGACAAGGGCTATGGCTTCATCGCGCCCGAGGACGGCAGCGGCGATGCCTTCGTGCACATTTCGGCTGTGGAGCGCGCCGGTCTGCGTACGCTCGACCGCGACCAGCGCGTGTCGTACGAGCTGGAAACCGATCGCCGTGGCAAGACTTCCGCGGTGAACCTCCAGGTCGCCTGA
- a CDS encoding DUF6481 family protein: protein MAAYKEPGFDARRNAAAEARAKALAKLKAKTPIDPAVQAERIAKAQAREQAQAEKRQAAKERREREAEEKAAAAAANAPKPELTEEERKAARDARYAARKARRK from the coding sequence ATGGCAGCATACAAGGAACCGGGCTTCGACGCCCGCCGTAACGCCGCAGCCGAAGCGCGTGCAAAGGCGCTCGCAAAGCTCAAGGCGAAGACCCCCATCGATCCCGCCGTTCAGGCCGAGCGTATCGCCAAGGCGCAGGCGCGCGAGCAGGCCCAGGCCGAAAAGCGCCAGGCCGCCAAGGAACGCCGCGAGCGCGAAGCCGAGGAAAAGGCCGCAGCTGCCGCTGCGAACGCGCCCAAGCCCGAACTGACCGAGGAAGAGCGCAAGGCCGCGCGAGATGCCCGCTACGCCGCGCGCAAAGCCCGCCGTAAGTGA
- a CDS encoding spermidine synthase, whose product MIPAEAAAPADDHPVLESAPGPGLQLEEGDELIDVAYVPNGDRLRLVRSEGEFVILLDRHELMSTDLYASEEALATMTCDRLGLRPDPQWLIGGYGMGFTLRAALAVLDDAAEVTVAEIVPQIIDWALGPMRVYTGECLDDPRVQLVQDDVAILIDSARGAYDAVLLDVDNGPEGLTRRINDWLYSREGLDAAMRALRPGGMLAIWSATPDAAFAALLAEAGFTVEVVPVEAMTGDTVGGDDLEHVILFARKP is encoded by the coding sequence GTGATCCCGGCCGAGGCCGCCGCGCCTGCGGACGACCATCCGGTCCTCGAATCCGCTCCAGGCCCCGGCCTCCAGCTTGAAGAAGGCGACGAACTGATCGACGTCGCCTATGTGCCGAACGGCGATCGCCTGCGCCTGGTGCGCAGCGAAGGCGAGTTCGTCATTCTCCTCGATCGCCACGAACTCATGAGCACCGACCTCTACGCGTCGGAAGAAGCGCTCGCCACGATGACATGCGATCGGCTTGGCCTGCGTCCCGATCCGCAGTGGCTGATCGGCGGCTATGGCATGGGCTTCACCTTGCGTGCGGCGTTGGCCGTTCTGGACGACGCCGCCGAAGTGACCGTGGCCGAGATCGTCCCGCAGATCATCGACTGGGCGCTCGGCCCGATGCGGGTCTACACCGGCGAATGCCTCGACGATCCGCGCGTCCAGCTGGTGCAGGACGATGTGGCGATCCTCATCGATTCGGCGCGCGGTGCCTACGATGCGGTGCTGCTCGACGTCGACAACGGCCCGGAAGGGCTGACCCGGCGCATCAACGACTGGCTCTATTCCCGCGAAGGACTGGACGCGGCGATGCGGGCACTGCGTCCCGGTGGCATGCTTGCAATCTGGTCTGCGACGCCCGATGCGGCGTTCGCCGCGTTGCTGGCGGAAGCGGGCTTCACGGTCGAGGTCGTGCCGGTCGAGGCGATGACCGGCGATACCGTCGGCGGCGATGATCTGGAGCACGTGATCCTGTTCGCCCGCAAGCCTTGA